The Athene noctua chromosome 11, bAthNoc1.hap1.1, whole genome shotgun sequence genome has a segment encoding these proteins:
- the LPAR4 gene encoding lysophosphatidic acid receptor 4 isoform X1, which yields MGNHSNNHTCLTDDSFKYNLYGAVYSVVFILGLITNCASLFVFCFRMKMRSETAIFMTNLAVSDLLFVFTLPFKIFYNFNRHWPFGDSLCKISGTAFLTNIYGSMLFLTCISVDRFLAIVYPFRSRTIRTRRNSAIVCAGVWILVLSGGISASLFSTTNISNTSTTCFEGFSKRIWKTYLSKITIFIEVVGFIIPLLLNLTCSSLVLRTLRKPDTLSQIGTNKEKVLKMIIVHVAIFVVCFVPYNSILFLYALVRSQTIANCSLERFARTMYPITLCIATMNCCFDPFIYYFTSESFQKSFNIKPQIKMDSLFKTETPLTKTALPAPQDEISDQAITNGGDPTSESHF from the coding sequence ATGGGAAACCACAGCAACAACCATACCTGTTTGACAGATGATTCTTTTAAGTACAACTTGTATGGAGCTGTGTACAGTGTGGTCTTCATCCTTGGTTTGATTACTAACTGCGCCTccctctttgttttctgctttcgGATGAAAATGAGAAGCGAAACAGCCATTTTCATGACCAACCTGGCTGtttcagatttgctttttgtgtttactttgccttttaaaattttttacaatttCAACAGGCATTGGCCTTTTGGAGATAGCCTGTGCAAGATTTCTGGTACAGCATTTCTCACTAACATCTACGGGAGCATGCTGTTCCTCACCTGCATCAGTGTTGACCGTTTCCTTGCTATCGTCTATCCGTTCCGATCTCGCACCATTAGGACCAGGAGAAATTCCGCCATAGTCTGTGCTGGTGTTTGGATACTGGTCCTCAGCGGTGGAATTTCAGCTTCATTATTCTCCACAACCAACATTTCCAACACCAGCACAACCTGTTTTGAAGGTTTTTCCAAACGTATCTGGAAAACCTATCTGTCTAAGATCACTATATTTATTGAAGTGGTAGGATTCATAATTCCTTTGCTACTCAACCTTACGTGCTCTTCTTTAGTTCTCAGGACTCTCCGGAAACCTGACACTTTGTCTCAGATTGGGACAAACAAAGAGAAAGTATTGAAAATGATCATTGTGCATGTGGCCATTTTTGTCGTGTGCTTTGTACCCTACAATTCCATACTCTTCTTGTATGCTCTTGTGCGGTCCCAGACAATAGCAAACTGCTCCTTGGAGAGGTTTGCGAGGACAATGTACCCAATCACGTTGTGCATTGCAACAATGAACTGCTGCTTTGACCCGTTCATCTATTACTTTACGTCAGAATCCTTCCAGAAGTCTTTCAACATAAAACCCCAGATAAAAATGGATTCTCTTTTCAAGACTGAGACACCTCTAACAAAGACTGCACTACCAGCACCACAGGATGAAATAAGTGACCAGGCTATTACGAATGGAGGAGACCCAACATCTGAATCACATTTCTAG
- the LPAR4 gene encoding lysophosphatidic acid receptor 4 isoform X2 has product MLSNNNHTCLTDDSFKYNLYGAVYSVVFILGLITNCASLFVFCFRMKMRSETAIFMTNLAVSDLLFVFTLPFKIFYNFNRHWPFGDSLCKISGTAFLTNIYGSMLFLTCISVDRFLAIVYPFRSRTIRTRRNSAIVCAGVWILVLSGGISASLFSTTNISNTSTTCFEGFSKRIWKTYLSKITIFIEVVGFIIPLLLNLTCSSLVLRTLRKPDTLSQIGTNKEKVLKMIIVHVAIFVVCFVPYNSILFLYALVRSQTIANCSLERFARTMYPITLCIATMNCCFDPFIYYFTSESFQKSFNIKPQIKMDSLFKTETPLTKTALPAPQDEISDQAITNGGDPTSESHF; this is encoded by the coding sequence CAACAACCATACCTGTTTGACAGATGATTCTTTTAAGTACAACTTGTATGGAGCTGTGTACAGTGTGGTCTTCATCCTTGGTTTGATTACTAACTGCGCCTccctctttgttttctgctttcgGATGAAAATGAGAAGCGAAACAGCCATTTTCATGACCAACCTGGCTGtttcagatttgctttttgtgtttactttgccttttaaaattttttacaatttCAACAGGCATTGGCCTTTTGGAGATAGCCTGTGCAAGATTTCTGGTACAGCATTTCTCACTAACATCTACGGGAGCATGCTGTTCCTCACCTGCATCAGTGTTGACCGTTTCCTTGCTATCGTCTATCCGTTCCGATCTCGCACCATTAGGACCAGGAGAAATTCCGCCATAGTCTGTGCTGGTGTTTGGATACTGGTCCTCAGCGGTGGAATTTCAGCTTCATTATTCTCCACAACCAACATTTCCAACACCAGCACAACCTGTTTTGAAGGTTTTTCCAAACGTATCTGGAAAACCTATCTGTCTAAGATCACTATATTTATTGAAGTGGTAGGATTCATAATTCCTTTGCTACTCAACCTTACGTGCTCTTCTTTAGTTCTCAGGACTCTCCGGAAACCTGACACTTTGTCTCAGATTGGGACAAACAAAGAGAAAGTATTGAAAATGATCATTGTGCATGTGGCCATTTTTGTCGTGTGCTTTGTACCCTACAATTCCATACTCTTCTTGTATGCTCTTGTGCGGTCCCAGACAATAGCAAACTGCTCCTTGGAGAGGTTTGCGAGGACAATGTACCCAATCACGTTGTGCATTGCAACAATGAACTGCTGCTTTGACCCGTTCATCTATTACTTTACGTCAGAATCCTTCCAGAAGTCTTTCAACATAAAACCCCAGATAAAAATGGATTCTCTTTTCAAGACTGAGACACCTCTAACAAAGACTGCACTACCAGCACCACAGGATGAAATAAGTGACCAGGCTATTACGAATGGAGGAGACCCAACATCTGAATCACATTTCTAG